TAGCAGCGATTTTATTTGTTATTGCCATTTTGTTGATGATTTTGCTGCTCACGACGTTACGAAACTTTTTTACGGATGAAATCTATACGACGATCGAAAATGAGCAGCACATTTTAACTGAGTTTCGAGTGCCCGGTTCTCTGGAGAGACGCGATTTTTCCAAAGATGCCTCTGCACCGAGCACGGAACGATCGGTGCAGCACATCCTGCTTCCAGAGGATATCTCCCTGTACCGAAAACAGCAATTTGTTCCCGACTCGTTCATAAAAAAGGTCTATGAATTGGTCAACAGCCAACACACAAAGACGAGAAGATATTCTGAAGATATAGGCAATACAAGAGTTTTCTTCGTCGTAAAAAAAGTGATCGTCAATGACCAGCCGGGATACCTGCTTTCCTATGCATTTGATTCGTATCGGGACACACTGTCATTCACACTGTTTAAAAGGCTGCTTTACGGTTTAGCTATTGTACTGATATTAAGCTGGATTCCTTCTCTTTGGCTGGCGCGTTATTTATCAAGACCCTTGGTCACTTTGGAAAAGCACGTCAAACAAATCAGCAAACAGGACTGGCACGATCCTGTGACCGTCGATCGGACGGATGAAATTGGACATCTCGGCCAAAGCATCGAGGATATGAGGCAAAAGCTTATTCATAAGGATGAGACAGAAAGAGCATTAATGCAAAATATTTCACACGACTTAAAAACACCAGTAATGGTCATTCGCGGGTACACTCAAGCAATAAAGGACGGAATCTTTCCGCAGGGTGATTTAGATAGTACAGTGGATGTCATTGAAGCGGAAGCTGAAAAATTGGAGAAGAAAATCAAAAATTTATTATACCTGACAAAACTGGATTATCTTTCGAAACAAAAGCAAGTTCGGGAAACATTTCATTTGAGCGAAACGATCCAATCGGTTGTGGATCGGTTAAAATGGTCTAGAATCGATATAGATTGGCTGACCTCTTTAGATGATGTATCTATTGAAGGGGATGAAGAACAGTGGAATAAATTGGTCGAAAACATTTTGGAAAACCAAATACGCTATGCGGAACAAACCATAGAAATTCAGGTTCGCACAGGAAATGCAAATGAAGCCATTCTAACGATCAAAAATGATGGACCGCATATTGAAGAAAAGATGCTTACCAGCCTATTTGAGCCTTTTAATAAAGGGAAGAAAGGCGAATTCGGAATAGGGCTTAGCATCGTAAAACGTATATTGGAGCTTCATAATGCAAAAATCAAGATTGAAAATAAAGAAACAGGAGTGTGCTATACAATCATCGTTCCAAAAAACAGGCTGTAATCTGCGCAGTCTGTTTTTTTACGTAAATGAATATCCGTTTAAATCACGATAGCCTTTTGTCACATGTCTTTTCGAATGCTGTATCCAGCGTTTTTCTTCGACCATTTGCTTTGGATAACTGACTTTTTCAGCTTTGATTCCCTGGCTTTTTAAACGGGAAATGATCTGTTCCAATTCTTTCATGGCGATGCACCCTTTCAGTTAATTTTGACCATACAGTCACCTTACTATATAATATATAAAACAAGAGTATGAATTACAAGTTACAATCTTGTTAAATTTTCGGTTTGACCACTTGGTCACTCCTTTAGCCAACGTCAACATGGAGGATGGGCATTCATGAAGCAAAAAGAAATAAGCATCATTAATCAAGCAATTAAATTGTTCGCAGAAAAAGGATATAAAACGACCTCTGTTCAAGAAATCGCTGATGAATGCGGAATATCCAAAGGCGCTTTTTACATTTACTTCAAATCGAAAGACGCATTATTGGTAAGCATCCTCGAATACTATTATCACAAAGTATTTACCCGAATTGACGAATTGAAAACCAGCCATCTCCCCCCCAAAGAAGTTTATCGGAAGCAGCTTGCGGTTTATTATGAAAATATTCTTGAACACCAGGATTTTATTACGATGCAAATGAAAGAAAAATCAATGCCTGACAATAAGGACATTCGTACGATCGCCAATCAGTTCAAAGCGACATCACTTGAACTGCATACACAAAATGTAAAGCACATTTACGGTGAAGGCATTGCCCCCTATCTGGCCGATATTTGCTTATTAATTGAGGGGCTTACCCACGTCTATTTGGAGCTGATCATTTTATATAAACTTCCATTAGAAATCAGCAGGCTGACATCCACGATTGTCGACAGGGTCGATGACCTTGTCCAAGGGATGATTAGAAGAAATGAAAAGCCGCTTGTGACAAACTTGACTGCTAGCAGCTTATTTGAATGGCCGGATATGGAGCATAAACCGGGACATTCAATGATCAAAAAAATTAAAGAAAAAGCCTCACGTCTACCCGACCGCTCTCATCATCAAGAAATCATGGAAAGCTTGGAGCTGCTTGAAAATGAACTTAGGCATCCAACTCCGCGAACTGCAATTATTAAAGGCATGATTGCCAATTTAAAAGCAGTAGACGAAATTAAAGGAGAAGCTGAAATGCTCGATCATCTGATAAATGAAAGAAAGAATGGTTCCAACTTCATCTAAAATGGGGGGAAACGGCTGAATGACAGCCGTTTCTTCCGTATGTTAAGCCTTTGAATTCACCATATCTTCCGGCTTCACAAACCGATCAAACTCTTCCTCAGTTAATAGATTTAATTTCAAAGAAGCCTCTTTCAATGTCAAACCTTCTTTATGGGCAAGCTTTGCGATTTTCGCCGCATTTTCATACCCGATATGCGGATTCAATGCAGTCACCAGCATAAGTGATTCTTCCAAATTCCGTTGAATAACTTCTTGATTCGGTTCAATTCCAACCGCACAATTGTCATGGAATGAGTGAATTCCTTCAGCAAGCAGCTGGACGGATTGCAGGAAGTTATAAGCAATCACGGGCTTGAACACATTTAATTCAAAATTCCCTTGGCTTGCAGCAATTCCAATTGTTGCGTCATTCCCCATGACCTGTACAGCAATCATCGTTAATGCTTCACATTGAGTCGGGTTTACTTTTCCCGGCATAATTGAGCTTCCCGGTTCGTTCTCAGGAATCACCAGTTCGCCAATTCCACATCGCGGCCCGCTCGCAAGCCATCTTACATCGTTCGCAATTTTCATTAAATCAGCTGCCAACGCTTTTATTGCCCCATGCACATAGGTTAATTCGTCATGACTCGTTAGGGCATGAAACTTATTCGGCGAAGAACGGAAGTTGTGCTTCGTCAACTGACTGATTTCCTCCGCTACTATGTTCCCAAACTCCGGATGAGCATTTATCCCGGTTCCTACCGCGGTTCCGCCAATAGCCAATTCGCGGATTTTTTCAGTAGATTCCAGAATCATTTCTTTCGAACGCTCCAGCATGTATACCCATCCGCTGATTTCCTGACCTAACGTTAATGGCGTAGCATCCTGCAGATGGGTCCGGCCAATTTTCACGACATCTTCATAGGCTTGGGCCTTCTCATCAAGAGTGCCTTTCAGCTGATCGATCGCCGGAATAAGCTTTTCGTAGACTGATAGTACAGCAGCAACGTGCATTGCCGTAGGAAAGGTGTCGTTTGAGCTTTGACTGCGGTTCACGTCATCATTTGGGTGGATCCTTTCCGATACGCCTTTTTCTTGCAGATATTCGGTCGCCAGGTTAGCAACAACCTCGTTCATATTCATGTTGCTTTGGGTTCCGCTGCCAGTTTGCCAAACAACCAATGGAAATTGATCATCGTACGTACCTTTCAAGACCTCATCACAGACGGATACGATTGCCTTTGATTTCTCCTTCTCCAAATTCCCAAGCCTTTCATTCGCAATTGCTGTACTTCTCTTGAGAATTGCAAACGCCTTCACAATTTCGTGCGGCATTTTTTCATTGCCTATTTTAAAATTCTCCCTGCTTCTTTGAGTTTGCGCCCCCCAATATTTGTCTGCCGGTACTTTTATTTCTCCCATTGTGTCTTTTTCAATTCTGTATTCCATTATGTATCCCTCCATTAATCTAGTACTTCGATGAAAACAAGTAATATCCTTTATTAAAATTTTATCGTATTTTTCTATGAAAATCTAAAAAAATTCGGTGGTACATCCATTGTGAACCTGACCTGCTTTTTAAGTGCTGTATTCCCCAACCGTTTTTTCATCAATATAGTTGTTCTTCAAAATTATCTAGAAGATCTTTTGAAGAGGTTGGGAGCCATGGTAAAATACAGTAGAAAGGGTGTGTCTGTTTGAAAAGAACGCTGCAGGTTGTCGGAATTCTATTAATTGTGGCAGGAATTCTAATATTCTTTGCGACGATGAACCAATCCCTCTTATCAGATCCGTATATAGGGGGTGGAGTGGGTTATATCGAGTCTATGATGTCTTTTTTGTCCTATTCTATAACTCCTATTCTTCTTATTATCGGAGGATTTCTCCTGCTCGGCACTGCCAAATTGATTGAAGTGCAAGAGCGGTCATCAGAAATGACAACTGCATTGCTAAAACAGCTGTTAGAAATGAAAAACGAAGCCCAAGCCCCTTCTGCCCCAATGAATAATACTCACATAGCGGCAGATGAACAGGAATTGACAGCAGAAATAGAAGAAGAACTGCCATTTCAAGAAAACGAACGGAAATATTGGCACGGTTAATGGCCGTAATGCAGGATAAAGTAATGAAGGCTTTCCTATAGTTTGGAAGGCCTTTATTTATTGTACAATCTTATTCCGGTGAGCGTAAATGGCTGCCTGGGTTCGGTCTGCCACCTCAAGCTTAGATAAAATATTCGTTACGTGAGTTTTCACTGTTTTTATCGTTATGTAAAGGTCCTCTGAAATATCTTTGTTTGTTTTGCCTTCAGCCAAGAGACGAAGTATTTCCAGCTCTCTGGCTGTCAATGAATGATGGAGCGGCTGCTCTGAAGAGGAATGACGCAATCTGGACAGGACTTTTCCCGCGACCTTTGCCTCAAGCTTCGGTTCTCCAATGCTTGCAGATCTGATCGCTTCGGCAATATCCTTTGCTTTTGAAGTTTTTAACAAGTAACTGAGAGCTCCGGCTTCAATGACAGGATAAACCTTATCATCGTCAATAAAGCTCGTTAACACGATGATTTTTGCGTTTTCCATTTGGCTGCAAATCTTTTTTGTCGCCTCTATTCCATCCATGCCCTCCATGACCAGATCCATAAGGATGACGTCTGGTTTTAGATCAACAGCCATTTTCACTCCAGTCTCCCCATCTGATGCTTCGCCAACTACTTCAATGTCAGACTGCGCTTCTAAAAATGCTGCCAACCCCATTCTAACCATCTCATGATCATCAATCAACAGTACCCGTATCAACATGTTCACTCCTCTCCTTATAGATAGGAACCTTGACATCAATTTGCGTTCCTTTCGTTTCAAACGAAATGATTTCTGCGACTCCTCCTACTTCACTTGCCCGTTCACGAATCGAATTCAACCCGTAAGAAGAAGTTTTGATGTCGTCCATTTTAAATCCGATTCCATTATCAATGACCTTTAGCTGAACCTGGCTGTTTCTTGCTAAAAGGCGAACTGTAACCTTCGAGGCTTTCGAGTGGCGAAACACATTTGATAGTGCTTCTTGAACAATCCGGAACAGCTGGTCTTCTACTCCTTTTGATAGATACTGGATGTCTTCGAGCTCCCAGTCAATCTCAAGAGTCTCTTTTTCTTTGAATTCTTGCAACAGCTCAAAAAGTCCTTCTTTTAATCCTTTGCCCTCCAGAGTCACCGGCCTTAAATGCATGAGGAGCGCCCTCATTTCATTTTGAGCATTCGCAGCCATCCCTTCTACTAATTTCATGCGCTTTGCCACTTTCTCATTTAAGCCGGTCGTCGATTCGAGTATTGCAGATGTCATCATCGATATGGCGAACAGCTGCTGGCTTACGACATCGTGCAGGTCTCTTGCAAGCTTTTGCCGTTCTTCTGACACGACAGATTTTTTCATTTGGATTTGCCACTCAGCACGTTCGTTAGACAGCTTTTGAAGTGATGCCACTTGAAGCTCGACTCTCTTAGCCATTTCGTTTAACTGGTCTGCCACCATTCCGATTTCGTCATCGCCAAGCGCAGGGAGCCGATAGGCAAAATTCCCATTTTCAAATTTTAATATGGATTCAATTAACTTTTCCAAGCGATTCTTCAAATCATTACCGAAAATATACCCAGAACCAAAGCCAATGAAAACACAGATCATGAGCAGGATGGCGAAAAACGGAACACCAAACCATTTTGATGACAAAAGCAGGCTTGGATCAAGCTGATAATAAAAAAACAAAAGTACGGTTATGGCGCTCATGACAAAAAAACTCGCACCCAAATACATCCTTACCGATCTCCATTGGATATTGGAAAGTATTTTTCTTGTCATAAATATCTCACGTCCACATCCCCGATAAACAATGAAATAGATATTTTCACTTTCCTTGAACTGTTGTTGTAGTTAGAAGATGACGCATGGATTTTGCTGCTTAATCCGCTGCTTCTGTCTCCAATTATATCCATATCACCCACAAATGCCGATGAGGTGATTGCCACCTCCAAGTCAGCCGGCACATAAATATCAATATCGCCAATAATCCCGCTTATGACAATCGTGCTTTCACCCTCAGGAACGATGGCTTTCGAGAGGTCAATCTTCACATCGCCGATAAAACCGGAAATATTTAGATCTGTAAGATCAAAAGGATTTTTCATTAACCTGACTTCTCCGATAAAAAAGTTGCGATTGGCTGTCGGAATTGTATGGTTCACCGGTTCTGATTTCTTTTTCGTCAGATCCACTTTTTTTGATGGTTCCTTTGTTTTTTCCTTTTGAGCAAAAACGGGCTGATTCGTAACTAAACGATATCCTGCATAAATGAGAAAAGCAGCGAAAAGGTACCCGAAAAGATTAAAGGTGATGCTGAATAACGATTTTACGAAGAGCAATCCAGCAAAGACATACATGACTGATCCGAGTAATCGGTGGGAATATTTATGGAAAAAGTATCCTGCAATTAAAAAACAGAGCGGCCAGAACACTGCGTCACCCAGACCACTATTTTGCATAAAGACACTTATCCCGAAAAGTATTACAAGAAGCCCAAGTAGCTTTTTCTTAGTTAGACGCAAGCGGCCCCGCTCCTTTCTGTGAATTATTGCCCATCAATCTCTACATCACCGCTTGTGACCGAAATTGATACGTTATGGTTTGCCTTTCCTTTTGAGGCCTTCAGTTTATTTTCATCAGACTCAATTTTGTCAAAATCAAAAGAATGGCTGATGTCTCCGCTGGTGGTATTTGCTTCGAGAGCGATATCCGCGTCTTCAGGCAAAGAGAGGCTCAGTTCCCCGGAGGTTAATTGAAATTGGAGATCGTTTGTCAATTCATTTAAGCTGACTGTAACATTTCCGCTAGTCAGTTTCGAATGAATTTTTCCGGTCAGGTTTTCAATTTCTATATTTCCAGATGTAGTCCTTAATGTTGAATTTGAAGCGTTGATATCTGATAATCCAATGTTTCCTGAAGTTCCTTTTACATTCAATTCTTTTGCATCTACTTCGTCCACTTTAATATTCCCGCTGCTCGTTTCCAAAGAGAGCTGATCTAAGCTTAATTGATGATCTGCTGATAATCGCAAATTGCCGCTTGTGAGATCGGCAGACAGGTTTTCTTTGTACTCGGCCGGGACATGCACGACCAGCTTATGATCTTGAAAGAACGAAAAGAAAGACAAACCCTTATGCTTTACGTTAAGAGAAAGCTTCCCTCCGCTTTCACTCGCATCCAAGCTGATATTTTTGCCGCCATGCAATTCAGCGTAAATGTCATCACGCTCTTCTCCGACAATATCAACGTTCGTACTCCTTGAAGAAACCTCAATCTCGTCAATATCACTAACATCAGCAGAGGCAGTAGTATTACTCTCTCCCGGACTAATCAAGAAAAAAAAGCCGTCCCGGAAGACAAGAAAGACCAATAGTAAGATGCCGAATAATATCATCAGATTCCCGACAAGTTTTTTCATAGTATCCCTCATTTTTTATGAGTCATCCTTATTATAAGGAATGTTCGTTTGCATTGAAACTATTATTTCAAGACAGGGGTAGGAGGCTAAAGCCAGCCCCCCATTCATTGCGATTACTGCTTGCTTGCCAGAAGCTCGCCATTATCCTTTTTCTTCGCTTTCATTTTTTCAATCTCTTTCTCTACTTCGCCAGCATATTCGAGATTCGTGAAGGAGCTTGAACCGGAAATGTCAGCAAAGCTGTTCACCTTAATTTCCATTTCTTCTATTCTGTTTTCCATTCGCATAAATTCCCGATATGCACTTTCGCTATCAATCCTGTTAAATGATGCATTTAAATGTTCCTTTGCTTTCACCGCATTCGCGCGTGCAATTAATGCATGCTTTTTATCCTTAAGATCCTGAAGCTTCCCTTCAAGTGTCTCCAGCTGGTTTTTCAGTTCTTTCACTTGATTCTTTGCCAGTTCATAGCTTTCTTTATGTTCCTTCGCTTTTTCTTCGTAATATTTCATTTCAGCTAAGGCTTTACGGGCAAGCTCTTCTTCGCCGGCATCAAAAGCGAGCTGCGCTTGATTTCTGCGTTTAGTCTCTAATTGTTCTGCTTCCTCGAATTTCTTCTTAAAGCCCCGCTCAATCGTTTGTTGCTCGATAATGATATGCTTCGCTTTAGCAATATCGCTTTCCATGTCCCTTACATATTGATTCAGCATAACCCTCGGGTTTTCTACCTTATCCAGTCCTTCATTGATTTGAGCGACGAACATATCTCTCATTCGTTTAAGTACCATGTTTTCGTTCCTCCTGTTATTTATTTTTTTTCAAAAAATCTTCCCATTCTGAATCAAAGTTTGATTGGTAAACGGTGTCTTCTTTATGTGAATGGATGATCGGATCTGCTTCTTTTGATTCATCCTTGATCATTTTCCAACCGAAATAAATCAGCCCGGCCGCCAAAGCCAATCCTAAAATAAACGGGAGTGATCCGGTTACAAAGCAAATTCCAAACAGAATCAGGATGATCCCGGAAATTTTATGTCCTCTGCTCCAGCGTTTTGCCCCGTAGTACAGCAGTCCTGCAGAAACAGCGATTGCAATCAGCCCTCCAAAACTTCCGCCTCCAAAGAAGAGAGAAAGTCCAAACAAAATCAAGACGATGCCGATTATGGATTTGCCGCTAATTTTCACGTGTGTCCCTCCTTTCTCGTTCCTTGACTTAACTATAGTCAAAATTAAAAGCCTATAAAACGAGACAGAGAAGGATTTTAAGATAAGACCAGGGTCGTATAGGAGGACAGACTCTTAGCCAAAACAATACCGCCAGTTGGTGGCAGACAGCTCAGTTTTTTCTGTATTCAGCGGCAAGGAGATAACGATATATCCGTTCATCCCGGGGCTCATGTGCCCGCTTCGGGAATGATTGCGACCGCTTTACATTTTATTGCGACCACTTCCGAATTTATTGTGACCACTTTCTCTTTTTTTCTGCCCGCTTGAGAAATCATTCGTCTCCTTCGTGTGCTTTCCACGCTTGTAGAGCAGTTCCAAACTTAGCTAAACATAAAAAGAAGAGCTGCTATAGAGCCCTTCTTCACCTTATCTTGTCTTGTACTTATTATGAAATCCTTTTTCTCTTCTTCACATACTCCTTTTCCCAATAATCCGCATTTTTGATTCCCAGCTTACTCGGTGTGAAAATCGGATCCAATCCTTGCAGCTTTTGTTCTCTGTAATCTTTTAAAGCACGCAGCACCGGTTTGATGAGAAACAGGAGTGCTATAAGATTAAGCCAGGCCATCATGCCGACGCCCAGATCTGCTAAAAGCCAGGTTACTCCTGTTTCCCACAAAGCACCAATCAGAGTGGTGGCTATTAAGGCTAACTTTAAAATTAAGGCAAAGATCTTATTGAATTTTCCTTTTAATATATAGACCATATTTGTTTCTGCAATGTAATATTGAGCCATGATCGTCGTGAACGCGAAAAAACATAGGGCAATGGCAACAAATCCCGAACCAAACCCCGGAATCACGCTTTCGACAGCCTCCTGGGTATATTGGGCTGTTCCTTCAATTAATGCCCCGTCCGCTCCTAAAACATTGCTTGCAATCGGATTTCCTCCAGCATCTACCGTATTAAAACTGTTAGTAAATAAAATCATTAATGCTGTTGCAGAACAAACAAATAAGGTATCAATATAGATCGAAAATGCCTGGACCAGCCCTTGCTTCACCGGATGGGAAACTTCTGCTGCAGCAGCAGCATGCGGTCCGGTTCCCTGTCCTGCTTCGTTCGAATATACCCCGCGCTGTATACCAAAGGAAATAGCGGTACCGACAATTCCTCCAAACATAGCATTTGCCCCAAATGCACTGGAAAAAATCAATTCCAAAACGGCGGGCACTTGTTCAATATTTAAGCCGATAACGATTAACGAAACTAAAATATAGCCAACCGCCATGAAAGGGACGACAAACTGTGCAACAGAAGCTATGCTTTTCACCCCGCCAATAATGATTAATGCTAATATAGCAGTCATCACTATCCCTGATACAACATTAGGAACACCAAAAGCCTCCTTCAAGCCGGAAGAAATAGAGTTTGCCTGGATCCCTGGAGCAAACAGTGCGGTCGCAATCATAGCAGCAATCGCAAAAATGACTGCATACCATCTTAATCCAAGGGCTTTATCAATGTAATAAGCAGGTCCTCCGCGATATTGACCGGACTCTTGCTTTTTATATATCTGACCTAACGTCGATTCAGCAAACGAACTTGCCGCTCCAACAAAGCCGATAAACCACATCCAAAAAACAGCTCCAGGACCTCCTGCATAGATTGCTGCGGCGACTCCAGCAATATTTCCGGTACCAACACGTCCGGATAGAGCTATTGATATCGCCTGGAAAGACGATACGCCTTCCTTAGAGCTTTTTCCAGTAAACGTTTGAATGATCATATCTTTTAAATATCTCAATTGTACAAAACCAGTTAACCCGGTTAACAGCAATCCAATAACTGCACAAAGCCACACTAGCGGAGAACTCCACACGATTCCGACAAGCCATTCAAGAAACTGTTCCAAAAAACCTCTCCCTTCGGAAATTGATGAACAAACTATACTGCACCATTTTACTTACAAAAATGAATTATTCACCTAATAAGTAAGGTAATGTAACAATACTAGCCAAAACCGTGACTTCCGAACCAAAAAATATTAGATTATTTCACATGAATAACCCGGCTTTGTTTGATGAAAAGCCAAGCCATCCTTTTAGTATTCTTCTCTTATTAAAGGCAATCTGGAACAGTGAATTCCCCCGCCCATTTTTCTAATTTTTGATATATCAACGGGTAACACTTCGATCCCAGTGATCTTGCGGTTCTCGGAGTATCTGCAGCCATGATGACTTTTCTCGGCAAAACAGTAAGGCAATATGTCGTACATTCCAAGTTATTCGGACCTATGTAAATTAGCTTTAGGCCTCTTGCTCGACGTTCCTCGAGAACCCAAAGAGGAAGGTGTGAACTTATCAAAGAAAAGAAAGCCAAAAGTGATTTTCATGAGAAAACATAAACTGACATCATACCATATTACTATCCGCTTTCTTTCATTAACTTCTTTCTTTATTCCGTTAGATTACGGTACATTTATTCCCTAGATAGTGATAAGATACCGTTCTTAAAATATAAAATGAAACTGAATATTATATAGATTAGTATTTATTCTAGGCTATAATAAAATAAACAACACGGCATCCAAAATTCAACTTCAAAAATATTTTTCAAAGGAACTATGATAATGAAAAAAATAGTTGTTATCCTCTTGGCTGCAGCTGCTATCATAATTGTTTTTGTTTTTAACCAATCTAACGCAAAACAGGATAGGGATATATACGTAGCTATAAACGGAAATGATCAAAATAACGGCACAAAATCGAAGCCATTCCGCACACTAAAAAAAGCTGCTTCAGAAGCTAAAGCTGGTACCGCCGTTTTTATACGCAAAGGAACCTATCATGAAAAGATTGTCGTCAAACATAATGGCACAAAATCAAAACCAATTGTTTTTCAAGCCTACAAAAATGAAAAGGTTGTTCTTAGCGGAAAGAGTGTAAAGAATGTTGGAGGAACAACATCCTTAGTCAATATTAACAATAAAAATTATCTTACAATCAAGGGATTGACTATACAGGATTTAATAACTGATTTAGCAGATGAAACAGTTATAGGAATTTACGTAACAGGCTCTAGCAGCCATATTACATTAGAAAATAATCATGTGCAGAGGATAGAGACACATGCAGATGATGGGAATGGCCACGGAATCGCTATATATGGAACTGGCCCAATGAAAGACCTAAACATTTTGAACAATACAGTGGAAGATTTAATACTCGGTTCGAGTGAGGCTCTTGTTCTTAATGGAGATATTAACGGATTCAAAGTGGAAAATAATCTAG
This window of the Bacillus gobiensis genome carries:
- a CDS encoding sensor histidine kinase, coding for MKNKPLAFQIWLSIAAILFVIAILLMILLLTTLRNFFTDEIYTTIENEQHILTEFRVPGSLERRDFSKDASAPSTERSVQHILLPEDISLYRKQQFVPDSFIKKVYELVNSQHTKTRRYSEDIGNTRVFFVVKKVIVNDQPGYLLSYAFDSYRDTLSFTLFKRLLYGLAIVLILSWIPSLWLARYLSRPLVTLEKHVKQISKQDWHDPVTVDRTDEIGHLGQSIEDMRQKLIHKDETERALMQNISHDLKTPVMVIRGYTQAIKDGIFPQGDLDSTVDVIEAEAEKLEKKIKNLLYLTKLDYLSKQKQVRETFHLSETIQSVVDRLKWSRIDIDWLTSLDDVSIEGDEEQWNKLVENILENQIRYAEQTIEIQVRTGNANEAILTIKNDGPHIEEKMLTSLFEPFNKGKKGEFGIGLSIVKRILELHNAKIKIENKETGVCYTIIVPKNRL
- a CDS encoding TetR/AcrR family transcriptional regulator translates to MKQKEISIINQAIKLFAEKGYKTTSVQEIADECGISKGAFYIYFKSKDALLVSILEYYYHKVFTRIDELKTSHLPPKEVYRKQLAVYYENILEHQDFITMQMKEKSMPDNKDIRTIANQFKATSLELHTQNVKHIYGEGIAPYLADICLLIEGLTHVYLELIILYKLPLEISRLTSTIVDRVDDLVQGMIRRNEKPLVTNLTASSLFEWPDMEHKPGHSMIKKIKEKASRLPDRSHHQEIMESLELLENELRHPTPRTAIIKGMIANLKAVDEIKGEAEMLDHLINERKNGSNFI
- the fumC gene encoding class II fumarate hydratase — its product is MEYRIEKDTMGEIKVPADKYWGAQTQRSRENFKIGNEKMPHEIVKAFAILKRSTAIANERLGNLEKEKSKAIVSVCDEVLKGTYDDQFPLVVWQTGSGTQSNMNMNEVVANLATEYLQEKGVSERIHPNDDVNRSQSSNDTFPTAMHVAAVLSVYEKLIPAIDQLKGTLDEKAQAYEDVVKIGRTHLQDATPLTLGQEISGWVYMLERSKEMILESTEKIRELAIGGTAVGTGINAHPEFGNIVAEEISQLTKHNFRSSPNKFHALTSHDELTYVHGAIKALAADLMKIANDVRWLASGPRCGIGELVIPENEPGSSIMPGKVNPTQCEALTMIAVQVMGNDATIGIAASQGNFELNVFKPVIAYNFLQSVQLLAEGIHSFHDNCAVGIEPNQEVIQRNLEESLMLVTALNPHIGYENAAKIAKLAHKEGLTLKEASLKLNLLTEEEFDRFVKPEDMVNSKA
- a CDS encoding response regulator is translated as MIRVLLIDDHEMVRMGLAAFLEAQSDIEVVGEASDGETGVKMAVDLKPDVILMDLVMEGMDGIEATKKICSQMENAKIIVLTSFIDDDKVYPVIEAGALSYLLKTSKAKDIAEAIRSASIGEPKLEAKVAGKVLSRLRHSSSEQPLHHSLTARELEILRLLAEGKTNKDISEDLYITIKTVKTHVTNILSKLEVADRTQAAIYAHRNKIVQ
- the liaS gene encoding two-component system sensor histidine kinase LiaS; this encodes MTRKILSNIQWRSVRMYLGASFFVMSAITVLLFFYYQLDPSLLLSSKWFGVPFFAILLMICVFIGFGSGYIFGNDLKNRLEKLIESILKFENGNFAYRLPALGDDEIGMVADQLNEMAKRVELQVASLQKLSNERAEWQIQMKKSVVSEERQKLARDLHDVVSQQLFAISMMTSAILESTTGLNEKVAKRMKLVEGMAANAQNEMRALLMHLRPVTLEGKGLKEGLFELLQEFKEKETLEIDWELEDIQYLSKGVEDQLFRIVQEALSNVFRHSKASKVTVRLLARNSQVQLKVIDNGIGFKMDDIKTSSYGLNSIRERASEVGGVAEIISFETKGTQIDVKVPIYKERSEHVDTGTVD
- the liaF gene encoding cell wall-active antibiotics response protein LiaF: MQNSGLGDAVFWPLCFLIAGYFFHKYSHRLLGSVMYVFAGLLFVKSLFSITFNLFGYLFAAFLIYAGYRLVTNQPVFAQKEKTKEPSKKVDLTKKKSEPVNHTIPTANRNFFIGEVRLMKNPFDLTDLNISGFIGDVKIDLSKAIVPEGESTIVISGIIGDIDIYVPADLEVAITSSAFVGDMDIIGDRSSGLSSKIHASSSNYNNSSRKVKISISLFIGDVDVRYL
- the liaG gene encoding LiaG family protein, with translation MKKLVGNLMILFGILLLVFLVFRDGFFFLISPGESNTTASADVSDIDEIEVSSRSTNVDIVGEERDDIYAELHGGKNISLDASESGGKLSLNVKHKGLSFFSFFQDHKLVVHVPAEYKENLSADLTSGNLRLSADHQLSLDQLSLETSSGNIKVDEVDAKELNVKGTSGNIGLSDINASNSTLRTTSGNIEIENLTGKIHSKLTSGNVTVSLNELTNDLQFQLTSGELSLSLPEDADIALEANTTSGDISHSFDFDKIESDENKLKASKGKANHNVSISVTSGDVEIDGQ
- the liaH gene encoding stress responsive protein LiaH gives rise to the protein MVLKRMRDMFVAQINEGLDKVENPRVMLNQYVRDMESDIAKAKHIIIEQQTIERGFKKKFEEAEQLETKRRNQAQLAFDAGEEELARKALAEMKYYEEKAKEHKESYELAKNQVKELKNQLETLEGKLQDLKDKKHALIARANAVKAKEHLNASFNRIDSESAYREFMRMENRIEEMEIKVNSFADISGSSSFTNLEYAGEVEKEIEKMKAKKKDNGELLASKQ
- a CDS encoding protein liaI, whose translation is MKISGKSIIGIVLILFGLSLFFGGGSFGGLIAIAVSAGLLYYGAKRWSRGHKISGIILILFGICFVTGSLPFILGLALAAGLIYFGWKMIKDESKEADPIIHSHKEDTVYQSNFDSEWEDFLKKNK